Proteins co-encoded in one Limnochordia bacterium genomic window:
- a CDS encoding DUF3794 domain-containing protein: MGCKATTRILTLEEIIGASAEEFKLDGMLVIGEGNLNAEEIVHCRVEPRLTQVSIAKDLEGVEIRGVVDVCCVYVGRSDDDQEAFFASVNWEQALAFHRVIEIPGVEATMEPDADLCVTAMSHDLQADGRTLDIHLNIRAKVKASAVEKTAIIEDVMVTEPEKAKVEKEQVRIDEIIESLKGELETRGTLVLGEDQMPVGRVLSYSATPKVNSTTLDENCIVVDGDIEYKVLYVVEEDPAPQQAVHTETTVQEDLYSEWSEWQQETRLPAVKERVAVINFAGASPFVCRMETLKTKEGMRFHPRVTVREVMVQGQGRELDVSCRMDIAGNTIHRHKVTLVKDVISSQGREVAVRREYLQVTEVGSEGLARRKAELSVDIPEGKPSVDQILDMTARIWPGEYQVLEDKVVAEASVFLEAFYTPHNDGGYAPVQTVSWNLENQFTIAIELPISDTTMHPDLDLTIEALSWDLVTRGQIEVSLIVQANCTLKNQSEREVVVELVLVEPEEERPPSYRFVIVQPEDTLWKLAAKYRTTVQEILDENQWLLEKDNLERLECGWKLLIPSRKVSELRPIT; encoded by the coding sequence GTGGGCTGCAAAGCAACGACTCGAATTCTTACACTCGAGGAGATCATAGGTGCTAGTGCAGAGGAGTTCAAGTTAGACGGGATGCTAGTGATTGGAGAAGGCAATCTCAATGCAGAAGAAATTGTACATTGTCGGGTAGAACCAAGGCTGACACAGGTTAGTATTGCCAAGGACTTGGAAGGTGTTGAAATCAGGGGAGTAGTTGATGTCTGCTGTGTTTACGTGGGGCGCAGTGACGATGATCAGGAAGCATTTTTTGCTAGTGTCAACTGGGAGCAGGCCTTGGCTTTTCATCGGGTTATTGAGATTCCTGGTGTGGAAGCTACAATGGAACCGGACGCGGATCTTTGTGTGACGGCGATGAGCCATGATCTGCAGGCAGATGGTCGCACATTGGATATTCATCTAAACATCCGGGCAAAGGTAAAGGCTAGTGCCGTAGAGAAAACTGCGATTATTGAGGATGTGATGGTCACCGAGCCCGAGAAGGCCAAAGTGGAAAAAGAACAGGTGCGGATCGATGAAATAATTGAATCACTAAAGGGTGAGCTGGAGACCAGGGGGACCTTAGTTTTAGGTGAGGATCAAATGCCTGTTGGCCGGGTTTTATCCTACAGTGCAACACCTAAGGTCAACAGTACTACCCTAGATGAGAATTGCATTGTTGTTGATGGTGATATAGAATACAAGGTCCTCTACGTGGTGGAAGAGGACCCCGCACCACAGCAGGCCGTTCACACAGAGACCACCGTCCAGGAAGACTTGTATAGTGAGTGGTCCGAATGGCAGCAGGAAACACGGCTTCCAGCGGTGAAAGAACGGGTCGCTGTTATCAATTTTGCTGGTGCTTCACCCTTCGTTTGTCGGATGGAGACGTTGAAAACGAAGGAAGGCATGCGCTTTCATCCCCGAGTAACGGTGCGAGAGGTCATGGTGCAAGGGCAGGGACGGGAGCTTGACGTTTCCTGCAGGATGGATATTGCCGGTAATACCATCCATCGCCACAAGGTTACCCTGGTTAAAGACGTTATCTCTAGTCAAGGCAGGGAAGTTGCCGTCCGGAGAGAATACCTACAGGTTACGGAAGTAGGCAGCGAGGGATTGGCACGGCGGAAGGCCGAGCTGTCTGTAGATATCCCGGAGGGTAAACCCTCGGTGGACCAAATCCTGGATATGACTGCCCGTATTTGGCCCGGGGAATACCAGGTACTCGAAGATAAGGTGGTGGCGGAGGCGAGCGTTTTCCTGGAAGCCTTCTACACCCCCCACAACGATGGGGGCTATGCACCAGTACAGACGGTGTCATGGAATCTAGAAAACCAGTTCACCATCGCCATTGAGCTTCCCATTAGTGATACCACCATGCATCCGGATTTGGATTTGACCATTGAGGCGCTTAGTTGGGATCTGGTGACACGGGGTCAGATTGAGGTAAGCCTCATTGTCCAGGCCAACTGCACCTTGAAGAACCAATCCGAGCGGGAAGTAGTTGTGGAATTAGTTCTTGTGGAACCTGAAGAAGAAAGACCCCCATCGTACCGCTTTGTCATTGTGCAGCCGGAAGATACCCTGTGGAAGTTAGCGGCAAAGTACCGCACCACAGTTCAGGAGATCCTAGATGAGAATCAGTGGTTGCTGGAGAAGGATAACCTGGAGCGTCTGGAGTGCGGTTGGAAATTACTGATACCGTCGAGGAAAGTAAGCGAGCTTCGTCCCATCACCTAA